The following are encoded together in the Malaya genurostris strain Urasoe2022 chromosome 3, Malgen_1.1, whole genome shotgun sequence genome:
- the LOC131436701 gene encoding uncharacterized protein LOC131436701 yields the protein MPTTRESCSFLDCLLSPRLYGVIVGLMSLWAMVASISASLYLLIKYDDGKDVPDSLKLYYRYATADVAVVLIGIVIIVVYLFGIYKANELCMMPFLVLLVVDFLGYTASETMLWATETGTQHQRLKKNLFDFVIFISVFAIVTYLYRIFKRKRHLKEYRLGGYQNISDSAENIAL from the exons ATGCCTACTACGCGTGAAAGTTGTTCCTTCCTGGACTGTCTGCTCAGTCCCAGACTGTATGGCGTCATCGTGGGTCTCATGAGTCTGTGGGCCATGGTTGCATCCATTTCGGCGTCGCTGTATCTACTGATAAAGTATGACGACGGAAAGGACGTTCCGGACAGTT tgaaACTTTATTATCGGTATGCGACTGCCGATGTTGCCGTCGTTCTGATAGGGATCGTAATCATCGTAGTTTATCTGTTCGGCATTTACAAA GCAAACGAGCTCTGTATGATGCCGTTCTTAGTGCTACTCGTGGTGGACTTTTTGGGCTACACAGCATCTGAGACGATGCTGTGGGCCACCGAAACTGGAACTCAGCATCAGCGATTGAAAAAGAATCTATTCGATTTCG TCATTTTCATAAGCGTTTTTGCCATCGTCACTTATCTTTATCGAATTTTCAAGCGCAAACGGCACCTCAAGGAGTATAGGTTAGGTGGTTATCAGAACATTTCTGACAGTGCAGAGAACATCGCCTTGTag